The Flavobacterium sp. N2270 genome contains the following window.
TAAATGTTGGCATTATTATTATAGGTCATGATCATAGATTTGGCAGAAATAGAACTGCTAATATTGATGATTTAATAGAATATGGAATAGAATATGGTTTTGAAGTTCAAGAAATATCGGCCAAAGAAATTGATGATATTGCAATAAGTTCAACTAAAATAAGAACTGCCCTTTTAGAAGGGAACATTACAACAGCTAACAATTATTTAGGGTATAACTATTTTATGTCTGGAAAAGTTGTACATGGAAAACAAATTGGAAGAACTATTGATTTTCCTACGGCAAACATTGAAATATCTGAAGATTATAAATTAATTCCGAAAAATGGAGTTTACATTGTTTCTAGTGAAATTAATAACACAACCTATTTTGGAATGATGAACATTGGAACAAATCCAACTGTTGATGGCTTAGAACAGAAAATTGAAGTTCACTTTTTTGATTTCAATGCCGATATTTATAACCAAGACATTACTGTTCAAATACACTCAAGAATTAGAGATGAGAAAAAATACAATTCACTTGATGAATTAAAAGTCCAACTCCAAAAAGACGAATTAACTTCTAGAATATTTATAAAAAACAATTTATGAAGAACTTCTTTTTTAAATCAATAGACAATTCTCCTTTAATCGTTTTTAGAATGTTTTTTGGGTTTCTAATTGCATGCGAAAGTTTTGGAGCAATAATGACTGGTTGGGTTAAAAAAGTACTTATTGAGCCTCAATTTACATTTTCATTTATTGGTTTAGAATGGCTACAACCTCTACCAAACAATTTAATGTATGGTTATTTTGTACTCATGGGAATTTTGGGAATTTTCATAATGTTAGGCCTAAAATATACCTATTCAATAATTACCTATACATTTTTATGGGCTGGCGTATATTTTATGCAAAAATCATCCTACAATAATCATTATTATCTTTTACTATTGATTAGTTTTTGTATGATTTTTTTACCTGCAAATAAATATAAATCATTGGATGTAAAATTTGGTTTTATAGAGGACAAACAAACAATGCCTAAGTGGGTTTCTTTATTGTTTATCATTCAAATACTAATTGTATATTTCTACGCTTCAATTGCTAAAATATATCCTGATTGGCTTGACGGAACTTTTACAAGAAACTTATTACAAGGAACTACAACCAGACCTTTTTTCTTAGAATTATTTTCGCAAAAATGGTTTTACATGTTCATTGCCTATACAGGAATAGTATTTGACTTATTAATTGTACCTCTTTTCCTTTTTAAAAAAACACGAACAATAGCCTTAATTTGCTCTGTTATATTTCATACTTTCAATGCTATTGTTTTACAAATAGGGATATTTCCTTTTTTTGCTTTAACTTTTATTTTATTTTTCTATGAACCAGAAACCATTAGGAAAATATTTTTAAAAGACAAACCTATTTCTAATCATGAAAAATTAGACTTTTCTACTTCGAAAGTTTTTAAATATCTATTTATACCTTATATTATTATACAAATAGCACTCCCCCTAAGACATCATTTTATTGAAGGAGATGTTTTTTGGACAGAAGAAGGTCATAGACTAAGTTGGCGCATGATGCTTAGAGAACGGTCGGGCTATATTGTAATTAAAATTAAAGATAACAAAACAAATACCACAACTGTTTACGATTATCACAAAAATCTATCTAGCAAACAAGCAAGACAACTTGCTACAAAACCCGATTTTATTTGGCAATATTGTCAAAAAATTAAAAAAGAGTACGCCAATAAAGACATTTCCATATTTATAGATTGTAAAAACTCTATAAACAGAAAACCTTTAAAAACTTTAATTGATCCAAAAACTGATTTTGCAAAAGCCAAATGGGATTATTTTTTTCATAACAAATGGCTAATTAACAATTGATTTTTTTATTCTTCTAAAGTTATTTGTTACTTTTGGAACATAAACAAAAAAGTATGATTTCACCTAGACATAATTGGACAAAAGAAGAAATAATTGCTATTTATAACAAACCCTTAATGGATTTATTATATGAATCAGCATCAATTCACAGAGAACATCATGACCCAAATGTTGTTCAAGTATCAACTTTATTATCTATTAAAACAGGTGGTTGTTCTGAAGATTGTGGTTATTGCCCGCAAGCTGCACGTTACCACACTAATGTTGAAGGAAATGATTTAATGTCGGTTTCTCAAGTAAAAGCACAAGCATTACGAGCTAGAGAAGCTGGTAGTTCACGCGTTTGCATGGGAGCTGCATGGAGAAATGTAAAAGACGGAAAAGAATTTGATGATGTTTTAGAAATGGTTCGTACCATTAATAAACTTGACATGGAAGTTTGCTGTACTTTAGGTATGATTACCGAAAATCAAGCACAACGTTTAGCCGAAGCGGGTTTATATGCATACAATCATAATTTAGATTCATCTGAAGAATATTATAAAGAAGTAATTTCCACAAGAGGTTATCAAGATAGATTAGACACAATCGATAACGTTCGTAAAACGAATGTAACGGTTTGTAGTGGTGGAATTATTGGAATGGGAGAAAACATCGAAGACAGAGCAGGAATGTTAGTTGCTTTATCAACATTAAATCCTCAACCAGAATCTACTCCTATTAATGCTCTTGTTGCGGTTGAAGGAACTCCACTTGAAGATCAAAAACCAGTTTCTATATGGGAAATGGTAAGAATGGTTGCTACAACAAGAATTGTAATGCCCGAAACACAAGTACGTTTATCTGCCGGAAGAACTCAAATGAGTAGAGAAGGTCAAGCAATGTGCTTCTTTGCAGGTGCCAATTCTATTTTTGCTGGAGACAAATTATTGACTACTCCAAACCCTGATGTAAATGAAGACATGAAAATGTTTGAATTATTAGGGTTAAATCCGCAAAAACCTTTTACAAAGAAAGTACAACCCCAAACAGTTGAAGCAGAAAACTCTGAGTTTCAATCGTTAGGTGAAAAACCAAAATGGTCTAGACCTGGGCATAAAATTGAAAAAAACCTGAAAGCATCAGGAAAATTATAATAAACAGAATAAAAAAACGCCTTGAATTTCAAGGCGTTTTTTATTACTTATTCATTTCTGTAAAATACTTATAAAATAACGGAATAGTTTCAATTCCTTTTAAGTAA
Protein-coding sequences here:
- a CDS encoding bifunctional riboflavin kinase/FAD synthetase, which encodes MNSFSNLNSFKTPTNKTVVTIGTFDGVHIGHEFVLKKVIELAQINDYKSTVLTFFPHPRMVLQQDSSIKLLNTIKEKENLLSEIGIDNLIIHPFDLEFSRLSAEEFVKDVLIEKLNVGIIIIGHDHRFGRNRTANIDDLIEYGIEYGFEVQEISAKEIDDIAISSTKIRTALLEGNITTANNYLGYNYFMSGKVVHGKQIGRTIDFPTANIEISEDYKLIPKNGVYIVSSEINNTTYFGMMNIGTNPTVDGLEQKIEVHFFDFNADIYNQDITVQIHSRIRDEKKYNSLDELKVQLQKDELTSRIFIKNNL
- a CDS encoding HTTM domain-containing protein — protein: MKNFFFKSIDNSPLIVFRMFFGFLIACESFGAIMTGWVKKVLIEPQFTFSFIGLEWLQPLPNNLMYGYFVLMGILGIFIMLGLKYTYSIITYTFLWAGVYFMQKSSYNNHYYLLLLISFCMIFLPANKYKSLDVKFGFIEDKQTMPKWVSLLFIIQILIVYFYASIAKIYPDWLDGTFTRNLLQGTTTRPFFLELFSQKWFYMFIAYTGIVFDLLIVPLFLFKKTRTIALICSVIFHTFNAIVLQIGIFPFFALTFILFFYEPETIRKIFLKDKPISNHEKLDFSTSKVFKYLFIPYIIIQIALPLRHHFIEGDVFWTEEGHRLSWRMMLRERSGYIVIKIKDNKTNTTTVYDYHKNLSSKQARQLATKPDFIWQYCQKIKKEYANKDISIFIDCKNSINRKPLKTLIDPKTDFAKAKWDYFFHNKWLINN
- the bioB gene encoding biotin synthase BioB; translation: MISPRHNWTKEEIIAIYNKPLMDLLYESASIHREHHDPNVVQVSTLLSIKTGGCSEDCGYCPQAARYHTNVEGNDLMSVSQVKAQALRAREAGSSRVCMGAAWRNVKDGKEFDDVLEMVRTINKLDMEVCCTLGMITENQAQRLAEAGLYAYNHNLDSSEEYYKEVISTRGYQDRLDTIDNVRKTNVTVCSGGIIGMGENIEDRAGMLVALSTLNPQPESTPINALVAVEGTPLEDQKPVSIWEMVRMVATTRIVMPETQVRLSAGRTQMSREGQAMCFFAGANSIFAGDKLLTTPNPDVNEDMKMFELLGLNPQKPFTKKVQPQTVEAENSEFQSLGEKPKWSRPGHKIEKNLKASGKL